In Amaranthus tricolor cultivar Red isolate AtriRed21 chromosome 5, ASM2621246v1, whole genome shotgun sequence, a genomic segment contains:
- the LOC130812908 gene encoding adenine/guanine permease AZG2, with the protein MGGDFNLCVGNGFCSKIITKWQEFEKHMNQTVSSSRIGKFFKLDARKTCFTKELRAATTTFLTMLYIITVNASVLSDSGGRCSESDCSPPGGPNCVLNPNPGYENCLARLKNDLVVGTALSSFVGSVAMGLFANLPFGLAPGMGPNAYLAYNLVGFHGSGSMSYETALAVVLLEGAAFLLIAVFGLRAKLARLIPLPVRLSCAAGIGLFISFTGLQSHLGLGLVGPDTSTLLTLTGCQKTDPVSGQCLGGKMQSPTLWLGLLGLLIISFGLMKNIKGSMIYGIVFVTLVSWFRGTSVTYFPYTQMGDIKFNYFKKVVDFHMIKSTFGAISFAHFNNSQVWVALVTLLYVDVLATTGTLYTMAEIGNFIDDKGSFEGEYMAYMVDASSTMVGSALGVSPIATFIESTAGIQEGGRTGLTAVIIGFYFLLSIFFTPLLTSVPPWAIGPALVIVGVLMMKVVKDIDWSNMKEAMPAFVTMILMPLTYSISNGIIGGIGFYVALNLYDYGIRVIKWLIKMRRAVIREENQVLAVPVPDVEA; encoded by the coding sequence ATGGGCGGAGATTTTAATTTATGTGTAGGAAATGGGTTTTGCTCAAAGATTATCACCAAATGGCAGGAATTCGAAAAACATATGAATCAAACCGTATCGAGTAGCAGAATTGGTAAGTTTTTCAAGCTAGATGCTAGAAAAACTTGTTTTACGAAGGAATTACGTGCTGCTACTACTACTTTCTTAACTATGTTATACATTATTACTGTTAATGCTAGTGTTCTTTCTGATTCCGGCGGCCGTTGCTCGGAATCCGACTGTTCTCCACCGGGTGGGCCAAACTGTGTTTTGAACCCGAACCCGGGTTATGAGAATTGTTTGGCCCGACTCAAAAATGACCTTGTTGTTGGTACTGCTTTATCATCATTTGTAGGGTCAGTAGCTATGGGTTTGTTTGCTAATCTCCCTTTTGGGTTAGCTCCTGGAATGGGGCCCAATGCTTACTTGGCTTATAATTTGGTAGGGTTTCATGGTAGTGGGTCCATGTCGTATGAGACTGCTCTTGCTGTTGTTCTTCTAGAAGGTGCTGCTTTCCTTCTTATTGCTGTATTTGGTCTTCGGGCCAAGTTGGCCCGGTTGATTCCTTTACCGGTCCGGTTATCATGTGCTGCAGGGATTGGGCTTTTTATTTCCTTTACTGGGCTACAGTCTCATCTTGGGTTGGGCTTGGTGGGTCCAGACACGTCGACGTTGTTGACCCTCACGGGTTGTCAGAAAACGGATCCTGTTAGTGGTCAATGTCTAGGTGGAAAGATGCAAAGCCCAACTCTATGGTTGGGCCTGCTGGGCCTCTTGATAATCTCATTTGGGCTCATGAAAAATATCAAAGGTAGCATGATATATGGTATAGTATTTGTAACACTAGTATCGTGGTTTAGAGGTACTAGTGTTACATACTTCCCTTACACACAAATGGgtgatataaaatttaattactttaaaaaagtTGTGGATTTTCACATGATAAAATCCACATTTGGTGCAATTAGCTTTGCACATTTTAATAATAGCCAAGTTTGGGTAGCTTTGGTAACTCTATTATATGTAGATGTGTTAGCTACAACCGGTACTTTATACACAATGGCTGAAATCGGTAATTTTATAGATGATAAAGGAAGTTTTGAAGGTGAATATATGGCATACATGGTTGATGCAAGTTCCACCATGGTGGGGTCCGCACTCGGTGTTTCACCAATTGCGACGTTCATTGAATCAACTGCCGGAATCCAAGAAGGCGGTCGAACAGGACTAACCGCAGTAATTATTGGGTTTTACTTTCTCTTGTCAATATTTTTTACCCCACTTTTAACAAGTGTACCACCATGGGCTATTGGGCCCGCATTAGTAATAGTTggagttttgatgatgaaagTGGTAAAAGATATAGATTGGAGTAACATGAAAGAAGCAATGCCAGCCTTTGTTACTATGATACTTATGCCCTTAACTTACTCAATTTCTAATGGGATTATTGGAGGGATTGGATTTTATGTTGCACTTAACTTGTATGATTATGGTATAAGAGTGATTAAGTGGTTAATTAAGATGAGAAGAGCTGTGATTAGGGAAGAAAATCAAGTTTTAGCTGTTCCTGTGCCTGATGTTGAAGCTTAA